In Terriglobales bacterium, a single genomic region encodes these proteins:
- a CDS encoding NAD-dependent epimerase/dehydratase family protein: MRLLIIGGTGFIGPYVARELCERGDEVTVFHRGEHESELSPAVTHVRSAQAGMPVLEFPAGEFDVVIHMIAMGEADARAAVKAFAGRVGRMVVPSSGDVYRAYGRFAGMEAGWLEKGLLTEDSPLRTVLYPYRAQAKSPDELAHYYEKILVEREAMGNPQLPATVLRLPKVYGPGNNADLATVYAYRDHPDWRWTHGYVENVAQAIVLVAVHPAAAGRIYNAGEEYTPTVGERLKTLPASTVQPAPDSAFDFRQDIAYDTSRIRKELGYKERISYEEGLKRTLPDTPGLKAGTASA, from the coding sequence CGGGAGCTGTGCGAGCGCGGGGACGAAGTCACGGTATTCCACCGCGGAGAGCACGAGTCCGAGCTGTCGCCCGCGGTGACGCACGTCAGAAGCGCGCAAGCGGGGATGCCGGTGCTGGAGTTTCCGGCGGGCGAGTTTGACGTCGTCATCCACATGATCGCCATGGGGGAGGCGGACGCGCGGGCGGCGGTGAAGGCGTTCGCGGGACGGGTGGGGCGGATGGTCGTGCCCAGCAGTGGAGATGTGTACCGGGCGTACGGGCGATTCGCCGGGATGGAGGCAGGGTGGTTGGAGAAGGGATTGTTGACCGAGGATTCGCCCCTGCGCACCGTGCTGTATCCCTATCGAGCGCAGGCGAAGTCGCCCGATGAGCTGGCGCACTACTACGAGAAGATCCTGGTGGAGCGCGAGGCGATGGGGAATCCACAGTTGCCGGCGACGGTGCTGCGTCTGCCCAAGGTCTACGGGCCGGGGAACAATGCCGACCTGGCGACGGTCTATGCGTACCGCGATCATCCGGATTGGCGGTGGACCCACGGCTACGTGGAGAACGTGGCGCAGGCGATCGTGCTGGTGGCGGTGCATCCGGCGGCGGCCGGGAGAATCTACAACGCGGGAGAGGAGTACACGCCGACGGTCGGTGAACGCTTGAAGACGCTGCCGGCATCGACGGTGCAGCCGGCGCCGGATAGTGCATTCGATTTCCGGCAGGACATTGCGTATGACACGAGCAGGATCCGGAAAGAGCTGGGGTACAAGGAACGGATCAGTTACGAAGAAGGATTGAAGCGCACGCTGCCCGATACGCCTGGCCTGAAGGCCGGCACTGCCTCAGCCTGA